The Hevea brasiliensis isolate MT/VB/25A 57/8 chromosome 1, ASM3005281v1, whole genome shotgun sequence genome has a window encoding:
- the LOC110651597 gene encoding probable glutathione S-transferase isoform X1 translates to MADEVVLLETQFSPFAARVRIALAEKGIQYEAREEDVTNKSSLLLQLNPVNKQIPVLIHNGRPICESLIIVQYIDEVWNHKSLFLPSDPYQRAHARFWADYVDKKIYPIGKMLWSCIGEVKEASKKDLIECFKILEGELGEKPYFGGEGFGFIDVALIPFYSLFYTFETLGNFSMAVECPKLLEWAKRCLQKESVSKSIYDEHKSYETALFMKEKLGF, encoded by the exons ATGGCAGATGAAGTAGTTCTTCTGGAAACCCAATTCAGTCCTTTTGCAGCCAGGGTTAGAATCGCCTTGGCTGAGAAGGGAATTCAGTACGAGGCAAGGGAAGAAGATGTCACTAACAAGAGCTCTCTTCTTTTGCAGTTGAACCCAGTTAATAAACAAATCCCTGTCTTGATCCATAATGGCAGGCCCATTTGCGAGTCATTGATCATCGTCCAATATATTGATGAGGTTTGGAATCATAAATCTCTCTTTTTGCCTTCTGATCCTTACCAACGAGCTCATGCCAGGTTCTGGGCTGATTATGTCGACAAGAAA ATTTACCCAATTGGGAAGATGCTATGGTCCTGCATAGGTGAAGTCAAAGAAGCATCCAAGAAGGACTTGATCGAGTGCTTCAAAATTTTGGAAGGAGAGCTTGGAGAGAAGCCATATTTTGGAGGTGAGGGATTCGGTTTCATAGATGTGGCATTGATTCCTTTCTATAGCTTGTTTTACACGTTCGAGACCCTGGGAAACTTTAGCATGGCTGTGGAGTGCCCTAAGCTTCTGGAATGGGCTAAGAGATGCTTGCAGAAAGAAAGTGTGTCCAAGAGTATATACGATGAACACAAAAGTTATGAAACGGCTTTGTTCATGAAAGAGAAATTGGGGTTTTGA
- the LOC110651597 gene encoding probable glutathione S-transferase parC isoform X2, which translates to MADEVVLLETQFSPFAARLNPVNKQIPVLIHNGRPICESLIIVQYIDEVWNHKSLFLPSDPYQRAHARFWADYVDKKIYPIGKMLWSCIGEVKEASKKDLIECFKILEGELGEKPYFGGEGFGFIDVALIPFYSLFYTFETLGNFSMAVECPKLLEWAKRCLQKESVSKSIYDEHKSYETALFMKEKLGF; encoded by the exons ATGGCAGATGAAGTAGTTCTTCTGGAAACCCAATTCAGTCCTTTTGCAGCCAGG TTGAACCCAGTTAATAAACAAATCCCTGTCTTGATCCATAATGGCAGGCCCATTTGCGAGTCATTGATCATCGTCCAATATATTGATGAGGTTTGGAATCATAAATCTCTCTTTTTGCCTTCTGATCCTTACCAACGAGCTCATGCCAGGTTCTGGGCTGATTATGTCGACAAGAAA ATTTACCCAATTGGGAAGATGCTATGGTCCTGCATAGGTGAAGTCAAAGAAGCATCCAAGAAGGACTTGATCGAGTGCTTCAAAATTTTGGAAGGAGAGCTTGGAGAGAAGCCATATTTTGGAGGTGAGGGATTCGGTTTCATAGATGTGGCATTGATTCCTTTCTATAGCTTGTTTTACACGTTCGAGACCCTGGGAAACTTTAGCATGGCTGTGGAGTGCCCTAAGCTTCTGGAATGGGCTAAGAGATGCTTGCAGAAAGAAAGTGTGTCCAAGAGTATATACGATGAACACAAAAGTTATGAAACGGCTTTGTTCATGAAAGAGAAATTGGGGTTTTGA